Proteins encoded in a region of the Methylobacterium radiotolerans JCM 2831 genome:
- the thiO gene encoding glycine oxidase ThiO: MPVPLDRPASPIGRRRSPDGGVAPETLPARTDVAVVGAGLIGLSIAWRLAQAGSAVTVLERDTIGAGASLAATGMLAPAAEHEPGSDPLLPLALDSLRLWPEFRDALEAESGRAIDYRADGTLVLAVGRDEVERLRFRYDLQRRSGLEATWLPGSEVRRLEPGLRPSVTAGIHCPLDHQVDPRLVMDALTEACRRAGVILVERTPVTALDWSGGRVTGIRAGDRVVAAETVILASGAWSGEGGLLPDALALPVRPLKGQSLALRTTARTGTLARMVWTEQVHMAPKSDGQLIVGATVEDCGFRPGVTAGGLYALLEGARRVLPGIEEMEVEAVWSGYRPTSDDDAPILDAIAPGLVAATGHHRNGYLLAPVTADAVAALVLRGALPAVARPFTRARFGQPEALRASA; the protein is encoded by the coding sequence ATGCCCGTGCCCCTCGACCGCCCCGCCTCACCGATCGGCCGCCGCCGCAGCCCCGACGGCGGTGTCGCGCCCGAAACCCTTCCGGCGCGGACCGACGTCGCCGTGGTCGGTGCCGGGCTGATCGGGCTGTCGATCGCGTGGCGCCTCGCCCAGGCCGGCAGCGCCGTGACAGTGCTGGAGCGCGACACGATCGGGGCGGGCGCGAGCCTCGCGGCCACCGGCATGCTGGCCCCAGCGGCCGAGCACGAGCCGGGCTCCGACCCGCTGCTCCCGCTCGCCTTGGACTCGCTCCGGCTCTGGCCCGAGTTCCGCGACGCCCTGGAGGCGGAGTCCGGCCGCGCGATCGACTACCGGGCCGACGGCACCCTGGTGCTGGCGGTCGGCCGCGACGAGGTCGAACGGCTGCGCTTCCGCTACGACCTGCAGCGCCGCTCGGGGCTCGAGGCGACCTGGCTGCCGGGCAGCGAGGTGCGGCGCCTCGAGCCGGGCCTGCGCCCCTCCGTCACTGCCGGCATCCACTGCCCGCTCGACCATCAGGTCGACCCCCGTCTGGTGATGGACGCCCTCACCGAAGCCTGCCGCCGGGCCGGCGTGATCCTGGTGGAGCGGACCCCCGTCACCGCCCTGGACTGGTCGGGCGGCCGCGTGACCGGGATCCGCGCCGGCGACCGCGTCGTCGCGGCGGAGACCGTCATCCTCGCCTCCGGCGCCTGGAGCGGGGAGGGCGGCCTGCTGCCCGACGCGCTCGCCCTGCCGGTCCGCCCGCTGAAGGGCCAGTCCCTGGCCCTGCGCACGACCGCCCGCACCGGTACCCTGGCGCGGATGGTCTGGACCGAGCAGGTCCACATGGCGCCGAAGAGCGACGGCCAACTCATCGTGGGCGCGACGGTCGAGGATTGCGGCTTCCGGCCCGGCGTCACCGCGGGCGGCCTCTACGCCCTGCTCGAGGGTGCCCGCCGGGTGCTGCCCGGCATCGAGGAGATGGAGGTGGAGGCGGTGTGGAGCGGCTACCGTCCGACCTCCGACGACGACGCGCCGATCCTGGACGCGATCGCCCCGGGCCTCGTCGCCGCCACCGGGCATCACCGCAACGGCTACCTGCTCGCCCCGGTCACCGCCGACGCGGTCGCCGCGCTGGTGCTGCGCGGCGCGCTGCCGGCGGTGGCGCGTCCCTTCACCCGCGCGCGCTTCGGCCAGCCGGAAGCGCTGAGGGCCTCGGCATGA
- the thiS gene encoding sulfur carrier protein ThiS, whose translation MKLLVNGEPRECAVETVDALFRLEAEESGIESPQGVAIALNGRVLRRRDWVETPVSEGDRVEIVRAMQGG comes from the coding sequence ATGAAACTGCTCGTCAACGGTGAGCCGCGCGAGTGCGCGGTCGAGACGGTGGACGCCCTGTTCCGCCTCGAGGCGGAGGAGAGCGGCATCGAGAGCCCGCAGGGCGTCGCCATCGCGCTGAACGGCCGGGTTCTGCGCCGCCGGGACTGGGTCGAGACCCCGGTCTCGGAGGGCGACCGCGTCGAGATCGTCCGCGCCATGCAGGGAGGTTGA
- a CDS encoding thiazole synthase, with the protein MDQSHTPPRPEGGDDSLTIAGVTLSSRLFIGTAGYPTQAIMRDAVAASGADVVTASIRRVSLQGHGSDTVKILKGKRFLPNTAGCETARDAIMTAELAREALDTNWIKVEVIGDRETLYPDVMELIEACRHLVDDGFVVLPYCNDDPIVCQRLEDVGCAAVMPMGSLIGSGMGVANPANLELICRRATVPVVVDAGIGTASDAVIAMELGASACLINTAVAKADDPVRMARAMGRAVEAGRDAHRAGRIPRRGRAEPSSPQLGLVGS; encoded by the coding sequence ATGGACCAGAGTCACACGCCACCGCGCCCCGAGGGCGGGGACGACAGCCTGACCATCGCCGGGGTGACGCTGTCGTCCCGGCTGTTCATCGGCACCGCCGGCTACCCGACGCAGGCGATCATGCGCGACGCCGTCGCGGCGAGCGGCGCCGACGTGGTCACGGCCTCGATCCGACGGGTCTCGCTCCAGGGCCACGGCTCGGACACGGTCAAGATCCTGAAGGGCAAGCGCTTCCTGCCGAACACGGCCGGCTGCGAGACCGCCCGGGACGCGATCATGACCGCCGAACTCGCCCGCGAGGCGCTCGACACCAACTGGATCAAGGTCGAGGTGATCGGCGACCGCGAGACGCTCTACCCGGACGTGATGGAGCTGATCGAGGCCTGCCGCCATCTCGTGGACGACGGCTTCGTGGTGCTGCCCTACTGCAACGACGACCCGATCGTGTGCCAGCGCCTGGAGGATGTCGGCTGCGCCGCCGTGATGCCCATGGGCTCGCTGATCGGCTCCGGGATGGGTGTCGCCAACCCGGCCAACCTCGAGCTGATCTGCCGCCGGGCGACGGTGCCGGTGGTGGTCGATGCCGGCATCGGCACCGCCTCGGACGCGGTGATCGCCATGGAGCTCGGCGCCTCCGCCTGCCTGATCAACACCGCCGTCGCCAAAGCCGACGATCCGGTGCGGATGGCCCGCGCCATGGGCCGGGCCGTGGAGGCCGGGCGCGACGCGCACCGCGCCGGGCGGATCCCCCGCCGCGGCCGGGCGGAGCCGTCGAGCCCGCAGCTCGGCCTCGTCGGCTCGTGA
- a CDS encoding thiamine phosphate synthase, producing the protein MRALPSPLLTVTDRHGHPRPLAETVQAVLDGGGRWIWFRDKDLEPEARRRLGADVAARVRALGGFLTVGGDVALARALEADGAHLGGGAGPEAIAAARSALGPSALIGVSVHAPREAAAAAQAGADYVTLSPIYATASKPGYGPALGLEGLTDSVGAGLPVVALGGLGPGAVGPCRAAGAAGFAIMGGLMRAADPIEATRALLKVWGAAETSAARTAT; encoded by the coding sequence GTGAGGGCGCTGCCGTCGCCGCTGCTCACGGTGACGGATCGGCACGGGCATCCGCGGCCCCTCGCCGAGACCGTGCAGGCGGTCCTCGACGGCGGTGGGCGCTGGATCTGGTTCCGGGACAAGGACCTGGAGCCGGAGGCGCGTCGGCGCCTCGGCGCGGACGTCGCCGCGCGCGTGCGGGCCCTGGGGGGCTTCCTGACGGTCGGCGGCGACGTCGCGCTGGCGCGGGCGCTGGAGGCCGACGGCGCGCATCTCGGCGGCGGCGCGGGGCCGGAGGCGATCGCCGCGGCGCGGTCGGCGCTCGGTCCGAGCGCGCTGATCGGCGTCTCGGTCCACGCGCCGCGCGAGGCCGCGGCCGCCGCGCAGGCCGGCGCCGATTACGTCACCCTCAGCCCGATCTACGCGACCGCGAGCAAACCCGGCTACGGGCCGGCGCTGGGTCTCGAGGGACTCACGGATAGCGTCGGCGCCGGCCTGCCCGTGGTGGCGCTCGGCGGTCTCGGTCCCGGGGCGGTCGGGCCCTGTCGCGCGGCAGGGGCGGCGGGTTTCGCTATCATGGGCGGCCTGATGCGAGCCGCGGATCCCATCGAAGCGACACGGGCGCTCCTGAAGGTCTGGGGCGCCGCGGAGACGTCGGCGGCTCGGACCGCCACGTAG
- a CDS encoding peptidase, which yields MTYCVGVLVEEGLVMVADTRTNAGLDDISTYRKLHHFNVPGERVMMLASAGNLSITQSVLSLLQEGVPGEEEGEPLQKLVEAPTMFQAAQLIGRAIRRVRAIEKDGFEAANIRFSISLLFGGQIGDGEMRLYLIYSAGNFIECSTDAPFLQIGEHKYGKPILDRAVKYTTDLYDALKVSLVSMDSTMRSNLGVGLPIDIAVARRNALTLEVNHRIEAGEGYFHDLRERWSAALRAAHRAIPRPPYGPTSS from the coding sequence ATGACCTACTGCGTCGGTGTCCTGGTGGAGGAAGGGTTGGTCATGGTCGCCGATACCCGCACCAATGCGGGGCTCGACGATATCTCGACCTACCGCAAGCTCCACCATTTCAACGTTCCCGGCGAGCGGGTGATGATGCTCGCCTCCGCGGGCAACCTCTCGATCACCCAGTCGGTCCTAAGCCTGCTCCAGGAGGGTGTCCCCGGCGAGGAAGAGGGCGAGCCGCTGCAGAAACTCGTCGAGGCGCCGACCATGTTCCAGGCGGCGCAGCTGATCGGCCGCGCCATCCGGCGGGTGCGCGCCATCGAGAAGGACGGGTTCGAGGCGGCCAACATCCGCTTCTCGATCTCGCTGCTGTTCGGCGGCCAGATCGGGGACGGCGAGATGCGGCTGTACCTGATCTACTCGGCGGGCAACTTCATCGAGTGCAGCACCGACGCGCCGTTCCTCCAGATCGGTGAGCACAAGTACGGCAAGCCGATCCTCGACCGGGCGGTGAAGTACACGACCGACCTCTACGACGCCCTCAAGGTGAGCCTCGTCTCGATGGACTCGACCATGCGGTCGAACCTCGGTGTTGGCCTGCCGATCGACATCGCGGTCGCCCGCCGGAACGCGCTGACGCTCGAGGTGAATCACCGGATCGAGGCCGGCGAGGGCTATTTCCACGATCTGCGCGAGCGCTGGTCGGCGGCGCTCCGCGCAGCGCACCGGGCGATCCCGCGGCCGCCCTACGGGCCTACCAGCTCCTAG
- a CDS encoding transglutaminase family protein yields MRIRVVHETIYTYEQPARGLVQVLRLTPRDHDGQYVRGWRIDTTVDGRLTAREDGFGNVVHWFTPDEPADALTIRVTGEVDTDDTHGVVRGTVERLPDEFYLRDTDLCAASPELHAFAERVAAEGDGAVLGLLHRLMGAVHGAVAYEAGPASNAVPAAKAFAAGSGVCQDLAHVFIAAARHIGVPARYVAGYRARDDGQADVEAPHGWVEALVPDLGWVAFDPCYDVSPADNYIRVATGLDYLGAAPIRGSRTGGGTETLDVKLRVEQGRAAAQS; encoded by the coding sequence ATGCGCATCCGCGTGGTTCACGAGACCATCTACACCTACGAGCAGCCGGCCCGCGGGCTCGTGCAGGTCCTACGGCTGACGCCGCGGGATCATGACGGGCAGTACGTCCGCGGGTGGCGAATCGATACCACCGTCGACGGGCGGCTGACTGCCCGCGAGGACGGGTTCGGCAACGTCGTCCACTGGTTCACCCCGGACGAGCCGGCCGACGCCCTGACCATCCGGGTCACCGGCGAGGTCGATACCGACGACACGCACGGCGTCGTCCGCGGAACGGTGGAGCGCCTGCCGGACGAGTTCTACCTCCGCGACACGGACCTGTGTGCCGCCAGCCCGGAGCTGCACGCCTTCGCGGAGCGCGTGGCCGCCGAGGGCGACGGCGCCGTCCTCGGCTTGCTCCACCGGCTGATGGGGGCAGTCCACGGCGCGGTGGCCTACGAGGCCGGACCTGCGAGCAACGCGGTGCCGGCCGCCAAGGCGTTCGCGGCCGGAAGCGGCGTCTGTCAGGACCTCGCGCACGTCTTCATCGCCGCCGCGCGTCACATCGGCGTCCCGGCCCGCTACGTCGCCGGCTACCGGGCCCGGGACGACGGGCAGGCGGATGTCGAGGCACCCCACGGGTGGGTCGAGGCCCTGGTGCCGGATCTCGGCTGGGTGGCGTTCGACCCGTGCTACGACGTGAGCCCGGCGGACAATTACATCCGCGTCGCCACCGGCCTGGACTACCTCGGGGCCGCGCCGATTCGCGGCAGCCGCACCGGCGGTGGCACCGAAACACTGGACGTGAAGCTGCGGGTCGAGCAAGGCAGGGCCGCCGCTCAATCCTGA
- a CDS encoding alpha-E domain-containing protein: protein MLSRTADNLFWLSRYVERADFVARILDAAHRFASLPTSYGGGGSNEWESALASAGDPDAFKTHYSAVNADTVCDFLAFSPHNPSSIRSCIEAARENARSVRTALTTEMWDAINGAWLELRNYSGKDLNRDEFGRFLDWVKTVSLTFDGSAFRTMLRNDAFWFTRLGTAIERADNTARILDVKYQILLPHDETVGGSLDYFQWTTILREVSAFNAYHWVYRESIKPLLVADLLMLNKQMPRSFANCYGVIVEYLDLIADAYGRRGPSQRLAGNMLAKLEGEDIDRVFATGLHEFVEAFIAENNRVGEAIAKQYLVG from the coding sequence ATGCTCTCCAGGACTGCCGACAACCTCTTCTGGCTCTCGCGCTACGTCGAGCGCGCCGATTTCGTCGCCCGCATCCTCGACGCGGCGCACCGCTTCGCGTCGCTGCCGACGAGCTACGGCGGCGGCGGGAGCAACGAGTGGGAATCGGCCCTCGCCTCGGCCGGCGACCCCGACGCGTTCAAGACGCACTACAGCGCGGTCAACGCCGACACGGTCTGCGACTTCCTGGCATTCAGCCCGCACAACCCGTCCTCGATCCGCTCCTGCATCGAGGCGGCCCGCGAGAATGCCCGCTCGGTGCGCACCGCGCTGACCACCGAGATGTGGGACGCGATCAACGGCGCGTGGCTGGAGCTGCGCAACTATTCCGGCAAGGACCTCAACCGCGACGAGTTCGGCCGCTTCCTCGACTGGGTGAAGACGGTCTCGCTCACCTTCGACGGCTCGGCCTTCCGGACGATGCTGCGCAACGACGCCTTCTGGTTCACGCGGCTCGGCACGGCGATCGAGCGGGCCGACAACACTGCCCGGATCCTCGACGTCAAGTACCAGATCCTGCTGCCGCACGACGAGACGGTGGGCGGCAGCCTCGACTACTTCCAGTGGACCACGATCCTGCGCGAAGTGTCGGCCTTCAACGCCTACCACTGGGTCTACCGGGAGAGCATCAAGCCGCTGCTGGTGGCCGACCTCCTGATGCTCAACAAGCAGATGCCGCGCTCCTTCGCGAACTGCTACGGCGTGATCGTCGAGTATCTCGACCTGATCGCCGACGCCTACGGCCGCCGGGGACCGAGCCAGCGCCTCGCGGGCAACATGCTGGCGAAGCTGGAGGGCGAGGACATCGACCGGGTCTTCGCCACGGGGCTGCACGAGTTCGTCGAGGCGTTCATCGCCGAGAACAACAGGGTGGGCGAGGCGATCGCCAAGCAGTATCTGGTCGGCTGA
- a CDS encoding circularly permuted type 2 ATP-grasp protein, which yields MAVTAFDEMNGLGTGAADPAAVRDAYGQLKAWLDSTPPEHFNTRRSQAELLFRRIGITFAVYGDNESTERLIPFDIIPRVITKPEWAFLERGLTQRVTAINLFLKDIYGAQECIKAGIIPADLVYRNAHYRMEMRSFRVPHDLYVHIAGIDIVRTGENDFFVLEDNARIPSGVSYMLENREVMLRLFPDLFSKHRVAPVENYPDALLATLRSLAPGSATRDPTVVLLTPGRYNSAFYEHSFLADKLGVELVEASDLFTKDDVVYMRTTEGPRKVDVIYRRLDDDFLDPLVFRPDSVLGVPGLMNAYERGSVTLANAVGTGISDDKAVYSYMPEIVKFFTGEESILHNVPTYRCREKDAFAYVMDNLSDLVVKEVNGSGGYGMLVGPHASKRELDDFAKKLKHAPDGFIAQPTLSLSTCPTFVASGVAPRHVDLRPFVLCGADKIRIVPGGLTRVALKEGSLVVNSSQGGGTKDTWVLDA from the coding sequence ATGGCGGTGACGGCCTTCGACGAGATGAACGGACTCGGCACCGGCGCCGCCGATCCGGCCGCCGTTCGCGACGCCTACGGCCAGCTCAAGGCGTGGCTGGACTCGACGCCGCCGGAGCACTTCAACACCCGCCGCAGCCAGGCCGAGCTGCTGTTCCGCCGGATCGGCATCACCTTCGCGGTCTACGGCGACAACGAATCGACCGAGCGGCTGATCCCGTTCGACATCATCCCCCGGGTGATCACCAAGCCGGAATGGGCCTTCCTGGAGCGCGGGCTGACGCAGCGGGTCACGGCCATCAACCTGTTCCTGAAGGACATCTACGGCGCCCAGGAATGCATCAAGGCCGGCATCATCCCGGCCGACCTCGTCTACCGCAACGCCCATTACCGCATGGAGATGCGGTCCTTCCGCGTGCCGCACGACCTCTACGTCCACATCGCGGGCATCGACATCGTCCGGACCGGCGAGAACGACTTCTTCGTGCTGGAGGACAACGCCCGCATCCCTTCGGGAGTCTCCTACATGCTGGAGAACCGGGAGGTGATGCTGCGCCTGTTCCCGGACCTGTTCTCGAAGCACCGGGTCGCGCCGGTGGAGAACTACCCGGACGCCCTGCTCGCCACGCTGCGCAGCCTCGCGCCGGGCTCGGCGACCCGCGACCCGACCGTCGTGCTCCTGACCCCCGGGCGCTACAATTCCGCGTTCTACGAGCACTCGTTCCTGGCCGACAAGCTCGGCGTCGAGCTGGTGGAGGCGTCCGACCTCTTCACCAAGGACGACGTCGTCTACATGCGCACCACCGAGGGGCCGCGGAAGGTCGACGTGATCTACCGCCGCCTCGACGACGACTTCCTCGACCCGCTGGTCTTCCGCCCGGATTCGGTCCTCGGCGTGCCGGGGCTGATGAACGCCTACGAGCGCGGCTCGGTGACCCTCGCCAACGCGGTCGGGACCGGCATCTCGGACGATAAGGCGGTCTACAGCTACATGCCCGAGATCGTGAAGTTCTTCACCGGCGAGGAGTCGATCCTGCACAACGTGCCGACCTACCGCTGCCGCGAGAAGGACGCCTTCGCGTACGTGATGGACAACCTGTCCGACCTGGTGGTGAAGGAGGTCAACGGCTCGGGCGGCTACGGGATGCTGGTCGGGCCGCACGCCAGCAAGCGCGAGCTCGACGACTTCGCCAAGAAGCTCAAGCACGCCCCGGACGGGTTCATCGCCCAGCCGACCCTGTCGCTCTCCACCTGCCCGACCTTCGTGGCCTCGGGCGTCGCGCCCCGCCACGTCGACCTGCGGCCCTTCGTGCTGTGCGGGGCCGACAAGATCCGCATCGTCCCGGGCGGCCTGACCCGGGTGGCGCTGAAGGAAGGCTCCCTGGTGGTCAATTCCAGCCAGGGCGGTGGCACGAAGGACACCTGGGTGCTCGACGCCTGA
- the radC gene encoding RadC family protein has product MSPRPDDGEAGLFADSAAPSPVEKEAPHYHGHRDRLREKFATAGADALPDYELLELVLFRAIPRRDVKPLAKALVARFGSFAEVVSAEPARLMEVEGVSAGVASDLKVIEAAARRLARGAIRERALLGSWSALHEYLRATMAFAPREEFRVLFLDKRNHLIADEVQGRGTVDHTPVYPREVARRALELSATAIILAHNHPSGDPAPSAADVAMTREIVAVLAPLKIVVHDHVILGRNGHASLKGLKLI; this is encoded by the coding sequence GTGTCGCCGCGGCCGGACGACGGTGAGGCGGGGCTGTTCGCCGACAGCGCCGCCCCGTCCCCGGTCGAGAAGGAGGCGCCGCACTACCACGGCCATCGCGACCGCCTGCGGGAGAAGTTCGCGACGGCGGGGGCCGACGCGCTGCCCGATTACGAGCTGCTGGAGCTGGTCCTGTTCCGGGCGATACCCCGGCGGGACGTCAAGCCCCTCGCCAAGGCGCTGGTCGCCCGGTTCGGCAGCTTCGCCGAGGTAGTCAGCGCCGAGCCGGCGCGGCTGATGGAAGTGGAGGGCGTGAGCGCCGGGGTCGCGTCCGACCTCAAGGTGATCGAGGCCGCGGCGCGGCGGCTCGCCCGGGGCGCGATCCGGGAGCGCGCGCTCCTGGGCTCGTGGAGCGCGCTGCACGAGTACCTGCGCGCCACCATGGCGTTCGCCCCGCGCGAGGAGTTCCGCGTCCTGTTCCTCGACAAGCGCAACCACCTCATCGCCGACGAGGTGCAGGGACGCGGCACCGTCGACCACACGCCTGTCTATCCGCGCGAAGTCGCCCGCCGGGCGCTCGAACTGTCGGCCACGGCCATCATCCTGGCCCACAACCACCCGTCCGGCGACCCGGCCCCCTCCGCGGCCGACGTGGCGATGACCCGCGAGATCGTGGCGGTCCTGGCGCCGCTCAAGATCGTCGTCCACGACCACGTGATCCTCGGCCGAAACGGTCACGCCAGCCTGAAAGGCCTCAAGCTGATCTGA
- the map gene encoding type I methionyl aminopeptidase: MQQEQASAQGARRAPEPPIHGPEGFEGMRRAGRLTAEALDLLMEATQPGVTTEELDKLAYTFAMDHGAYPASLLYRGYPKSICTSINHVVCHGIPNDKPLREGDIVNLDICLILDGWHGDSSRMAYVGEVPRKAQRLCEITYEALMRGVAAVKPGGSTNDIGRAIQSYAEGERCSVVRDFCGHGLGRTYHDAPTILHYVEASYDVPFKPGQFFTIEPMINLGRPAVKVLGDGWTAVTRDRSLSAQFEHTVGVTETGVEIFTISPKGLHQPVNPAA, translated from the coding sequence ATGCAGCAGGAACAGGCCAGTGCGCAGGGTGCGCGCCGCGCCCCGGAACCGCCGATCCACGGTCCCGAGGGATTCGAGGGCATGCGCCGCGCGGGGCGGCTCACCGCCGAGGCCCTCGACCTGCTGATGGAGGCGACGCAGCCCGGCGTCACTACCGAGGAGCTCGACAAGCTCGCCTACACCTTCGCGATGGATCACGGCGCCTATCCGGCCTCGCTCCTCTACCGCGGCTATCCGAAGTCGATCTGCACCTCGATCAACCACGTGGTCTGCCACGGCATCCCCAACGACAAACCGCTGCGCGAGGGCGACATCGTCAACCTCGACATCTGCCTGATCCTCGACGGCTGGCACGGCGATTCGAGCCGGATGGCCTATGTCGGCGAGGTGCCCCGCAAGGCCCAGCGCCTGTGCGAGATCACCTACGAGGCGCTGATGCGCGGCGTCGCCGCCGTGAAGCCCGGCGGCTCGACCAACGATATCGGCCGGGCGATCCAGTCCTACGCCGAGGGCGAGCGCTGCTCGGTGGTGCGCGACTTCTGCGGCCACGGCCTCGGGCGCACCTATCACGACGCGCCCACGATCCTGCACTACGTCGAGGCCAGCTACGACGTGCCGTTCAAGCCCGGACAGTTCTTCACGATCGAGCCGATGATCAATCTCGGCCGGCCCGCCGTGAAGGTCCTGGGCGACGGCTGGACCGCCGTGACCCGCGACCGCTCGCTCTCCGCCCAGTTCGAGCACACGGTCGGCGTCACCGAGACCGGCGTCGAGATCTTCACGATCTCGCCGAAGGGGCTGCATCAGCCCGTCAACCCGGCCGCCTGA
- a CDS encoding zinc-finger domain-containing protein has product MAGKAVPHFHNEPGVPVITVGVKEFMCIGALPPFDHPHVFLDMGADSEIICQYCSTLYRYRAGLKADQAEPQACVWRDDARVAAE; this is encoded by the coding sequence ATGGCAGGCAAGGCGGTACCGCACTTCCACAACGAGCCGGGCGTGCCGGTGATCACCGTGGGCGTGAAGGAGTTCATGTGCATCGGCGCGCTGCCGCCGTTCGACCACCCGCACGTGTTCCTCGACATGGGCGCCGACAGCGAGATCATCTGCCAGTACTGCTCGACGCTCTACCGGTACAGGGCCGGTCTGAAGGCCGATCAGGCGGAGCCGCAGGCCTGTGTGTGGCGGGACGACGCCAGGGTCGCGGCGGAGTAG
- a CDS encoding FAD-dependent monooxygenase, producing MPSGSPSLRIGIVGAGIGGLTAALALSDAGHAVTVIERRTGFSEVGAGIQISPNASRILAGLGLSAALRRAASEPPAVEVRALDSGRHIGGVALGAQALSRFGAPYYVIHRADLQTLLLDALRSRSTIRLLMGRTVTAVSRTASEAVLTVEGASGSQPAAFDLVVGADGLRSRLRAHLDPAPLRPGQAAAWRALIPMEAAPQALRGAATGLWLGRGRHVVHYPVRDGQFLNVVAVVPEAVGDEGWGRLGEPAVLRGHLRGCAAPLRDLLSLPDSWLVWSLADRAVARPLARDRLALIGDAAHPVLPYLAQGAALAIEDAAVLTRALADHADVPAALAAFSGARTARVRRVQKAARSNGRTYHAGGVVAFVRNAVMARLGPDGMRDRYAWLYGWTPPA from the coding sequence GTGCCCTCTGGCAGTCCATCTCTGCGGATCGGGATCGTCGGGGCCGGGATCGGCGGCCTGACGGCGGCGCTGGCTCTGTCGGATGCCGGCCACGCCGTCACGGTGATCGAGCGCCGGACCGGCTTCAGCGAGGTCGGGGCCGGGATCCAGATCTCGCCCAACGCGAGCCGGATCCTGGCCGGGCTCGGGCTCTCTGCGGCCCTGCGTCGGGCGGCGAGCGAGCCGCCCGCCGTCGAGGTGCGCGCCCTCGACAGCGGCCGCCACATCGGCGGCGTGGCGCTCGGCGCGCAGGCGCTGAGCCGGTTCGGCGCGCCCTACTACGTGATCCACCGCGCCGACCTGCAGACGCTGCTGCTCGACGCGCTCCGGAGTCGCTCGACGATCCGCCTGCTGATGGGCCGCACCGTCACGGCCGTGTCCCGGACGGCCTCGGAGGCCGTCCTCACCGTCGAGGGCGCGAGCGGGTCCCAGCCGGCCGCCTTCGACCTCGTGGTCGGCGCGGACGGGCTGCGGTCGCGCCTGCGCGCGCATCTCGATCCGGCCCCGCTCCGGCCCGGACAGGCCGCGGCGTGGCGGGCGCTGATCCCCATGGAGGCGGCCCCGCAGGCGCTGCGCGGCGCCGCCACCGGCCTGTGGCTCGGCCGCGGCCGGCACGTGGTGCATTACCCGGTGCGGGACGGGCAGTTCCTCAACGTGGTGGCGGTCGTGCCCGAAGCGGTGGGCGACGAGGGCTGGGGCCGGCTCGGCGAGCCGGCCGTGCTGCGCGGGCATCTGCGCGGCTGCGCCGCGCCGCTGCGCGACCTCCTGAGCCTGCCGGATTCCTGGCTGGTCTGGTCGCTCGCCGACCGGGCCGTGGCGCGCCCGCTCGCCCGCGACCGGCTCGCGCTGATCGGCGATGCCGCCCACCCGGTGCTGCCCTACCTGGCGCAGGGCGCGGCCCTGGCGATCGAGGACGCCGCGGTCCTGACCCGTGCCCTCGCGGACCACGCCGACGTGCCGGCCGCGCTCGCGGCGTTCTCGGGCGCGCGGACCGCCCGGGTGCGGCGGGTCCAGAAGGCGGCGCGGAGCAACGGCCGGACTTACCACGCCGGCGGCGTGGTGGCGTTCGTGCGCAACGCCGTGATGGCCCGCCTCGGCCCGGACGGCATGCGGGACCGCTACGCGTGGCTGTACGGCTGGACGCCCCCCGCTTGA